Part of the Micromonospora inyonensis genome, AGCGGGAGAACCAGCAGGCACAGAGCGTGCACGCGGTACCGGGCCGGACCGCCCAGGGCGGCGGCCGCGCCGGTCGCCGCCGCTAGAGCAGAGGAAAGACGTGTCCATCGAGATCGCCAACGAGTCCGGTGTCCCGGTCGACACCGACGCCGTGCTCGCCGTCGCCCGGCACGCCCTCGACGAGATGGGGGTCAACCCCCTCGCCGAGCTTTCCGTGCTGCTGGTCGACATCGACTACATGACCGAGCTGAACCACCGCTGGATGGGCGGCGACGGGCCGACCGACGTGCTGGCCTTCCCCATGGACGAGGGGAGCGTCGACCACGGGCCGGGGGAGAGCAGCGGCCCGGCCGGCGAGCCGGCCCTGCTCGGTGACATCGTGCTCTGCCCGGAGGTGGCGGCCAAACAGGCGGCCACCGCCGGGCACAGCGCCGCCGACGAGCTGCACCTGCTCACCGTGCACGGGGTGCTGCACCTGCTCGGGTACGACCACGCCGAGCCGGAGGAGGAGCGCGAGATGTTCGGGCTCCAGGCGAGGCTGCTCGCCAGTTGGCGGTCGACCCGAGCCCGGTGATGACCACCCCGACACTGGCGGCCGGCGCCGCCGGCCTGCCCGACCTGCAACTGCTCGTCTTCGCGGCCGGGCTGGTGGTGCTCGCCGGGATCATCGCGGCGACCGAGGCGGCGCTGACCGCCGTCTCACCGGCCCGCGCCGCCGAGCTGGCCCGGGACGGCGTCCGCGGCGCGCGTACCCTCCAGGTCCTCGCCACGGACGTGGTCCGGCACCTCAACCTGTTGCTGCTGCTCCGGCTGCTGGCCGAGCTGACCGCCACCACCCTGGTGGCCCTGGTCGCGGTGGACACCTTCGGTGCGGGCTGGCGGGCCGCCCTGGTCACCGCCGGGGCGATGACGGTGATCAGCTTCGTGGTGGTCGGGGTCGGTCCGCGCACCATCGGCCGGCAGCACGCGTACGTGGTCGGTCGGGCGGTCGCCCCGCTGGTCCGCTGGCTGGGGCGGGTGCTCAACCCGCTCGCCTCGTTGCTCATCCTGATCGGCAACGCGGTCACCCCCGGCAAGGGGTTCCGGGAGGGTCCCTTCGCCACCCAGGTGGAACTGCGCGAACTGGTCGACCTGGCCGAGCAGCGTGGCGTGGTCGAGCACGGCGAACGTCAGATGATCCACTCGGTCTTCGCCCTCGGCGACACCATCGCCCGCGAGGTGATGGTGCCGCGCACCGAGATGGTGTGGATCGAGGAGCACAAGACGCTGGCCCAGGCACTGGTGCTCTTCCTGCGTTCCGGGTTCTCCCGGATCCCGGTGATCGGCGAGAACGTCGACGACGTGCTCGGCGTGCTCTACCTCAAGGACCTGATCCGCCGTACCCAGGGCGGCGGCGAGCAGGCCGAAAGGACACCGGTGGCCGAGCTGATGCGCCCGGCGACCTTCGTGCCCGAGTCCAAGCCGGTCGACGACCTGCTCTCCGAGATGCAGGCGGCCCGCAACCACCTGGTGATCGTCGTCGACGAGTACGGCGGTACCGGTGGCCTGGTCACCATCGAGGACATCCTCGAGGAGATCGTCGGTGAGATCACCGACGAGTACGACATCGAACGCCCGCCGGTCGAGCACCTGCCGGAGCAGGGGGCGGTGCGGGTGACCGCCCGCCTGCCGGTGGAGAATCTGGGCGAGCTGTTCGACGTGGAGCTTCCCGCCGACGAGGTGGAGACCGTCGGTGGCCTCCTCGCCCAGGCGCTCGGTCGGGTGCCGATCCCGGGCGCGGAGGCGGAGGTCGCCGGGCTGCACCTGGTCGCGGAGGGCACCACCGGTCGACGGAACCGGATCGACACCGTGCTGGTGCGCCGGGTCGGGCCGAGCGACGAGCAGGAGAACCCGGGGCGGGGTGAACAGGCCGAGCCCCGGGGAGGAAACCCGAACCGATCCGAGGAGAGGCAACCCGCCGATGCCTGAGTCACCCGCCGTACCGTCCGCTCTTCCCGCCCCGACCGAGTTGAGCGTCGAGGACGCCAAGCTGGTCATCCTCGCCCGGGGGGCGCGGGGCCGTGTCGGTGCCGTCGAGGGGGCGGCGGTCCGTGACCAGGACGGCCGGACGTACGCCGCCGCGACCGTCGCGCTGCCGTCGCTGACGGTCACCGCCCTCCAGTTGGCGGTCGCCTCCGCGGCGGCGGCCGGCGCGTCCCGGCTGGAGGCGGCGGTGGTGGTGACCGAGGCGTCGACCCTGGACCCCGCCGGGCACGCCGCCGTACGGGACCTCACGACGGATGCGCCGATCCACCTGGCGGCCCCGGACGGCACCGTCCTCGGCACGGTGGTCGAGTGACCCGGCGCGACGAGTCGGCCCAGCCGGAGGGGGCGGCCCTCGGGGCGGCCGGCGGGGACCGGCCCTACCGGGCGGGCTTCGCCTGTTTCGTCGGTCGGCCGAACGCCGGCAAGTCCACCCTCACCAACGCGATCGTCGGGCAGAAGATCGCCATCACCTCGAACAAGCCGCAGACCACCCGGCACGTGATCCGGGCCGTCCTGCACCGTCCGGACTCCCAGCTCGTGCTGGTCGACACGCCCGGTCTGCACCGTCCCCGGACGCTGCTCGGCGAGCGCCTCAACGACCTGGTCCGTTCCACCTGGAGCGAGGTCGACGTGATCGGCCTCTGCGTCCCGGCGAACGAGCCGGTCGGGCGCGGGGACCGCTTCATCACCGGTGAGCTGGCCGAGCTGAAGGCGACCGTGCTCGCGGTGGTGACCAAGACCGACCTGGTCGACAAGAAGCGGCTGGCCGAGCAACTGCTCGCGGTCAGCGAGATGGGCGAGTTCGCCGACGTGGTGCCGGTCAGCGCGGTCTCCGGGCACCAGGTGGACACCCTGGTCGAGGTGATGACCGGTTACCTGCCGCCGTCGCCGCAGCTCTACCCGGACGACATGCTCACCGAGGACCCGGAGCAGGTGCTCGTCGCCGAACTGGTCCGCGAGGCGGCCCTGGAGGGCGTCCGGGACGAACTGCCGCACTCGATCGCGGTGATCGTCGAGGAGATGATCCCGGAGGGCCAGGTCATGAAGATCTACGCCGACGTGTACGTCGAGCGCCCCAGCCAGAAGGCGATCGTGATCGGTCACCGGGGGAGCCGGCTGAAGGACGTGGGCACCCGGGCCCGCCGGCAGATCGAGGAGCTGCTCGGCACCCGGGTCTACCTCGACCTGCACGTGCGGGTGGCGAAGGACTGGCAGCGCGACCCGAAGCAGCTGCGTCGGCTCGGTTTCTGACGCCGGTCCGAGGTCGACAGCGGCGGGTCGGACCGGGTCCGACCCGCCGCCCGTCCGTGCCACTCTCGCCGGCGTGTGTGGGATTGCTCACTTTCGATACCCCCGGGCAGGACGTTTGCAGCCGAGGGTGGCCAGGGTAGGAATCGCGACCTGTCCTTGCCCCCGGACATAGATACAGGCTGATGCGAAACCGATACCTGGATCTGCTGCGCTTCCTCGCGATCATCCGAGTCGTGGTCTACCACGTCACCGGGTGGGCCACCCTCACCCTGGTCTTTCCGGCCATGTCGGTGATGTTCGCGCTGGCCGGCTCGTTGATGGCCGCCTCGCTCGACCGCTCCGGTCCGTCCGCGGTCGGTCGCCGGCTGCGCCGGTTGCTGCCCTCGCTCTGGGTGGTCGCCGCCATCTTCGTGCCGGCCATGCTGCTCGCCGGGGGCCTGCCGGCGAGTTGGCGTCTGGCGCTCTGGCTCTTCCCGATCACCGATCCACCGGCGAACGGCTGGGGTGCGCTCGCGCTCAGCGTGATCTGGTACCTCCGCGACTACCTCTGGTTCGTGCTCGCCTCACCGGCGGCCCTCTGGCTGTTCCGGCGGGCCCCGCTGCCCACCCTGCTCACCCCGTACGTGCTGCTCGTCGTGGTCGAGTCGGGCTTCCCGGGCGCTCCGGTCGTGCTGCGCGACTTCGGGCTCTACTTCGGTGCGTGGTTGCTCGGCTTCGCCCACCACGACGGCATGCTGCGCCGGCTGTCCCGGCGGGTGCTGGTCGCCGTCGCGGGGCTGCTGGCCACCGCCGGGGGCACCTGGATCCTCACCCACCCGGGAGCGCGCGGCTACGACCTCAACGACATCCGGATCGGCAACGCCCTGTGGGCGGCGGCGTTCATCCTGGTCGCCCTCGGGTTCGCCCCCTCCGGTGCGGCCTGGGTGGACCGGAACGCCATCCTCGGCCGGGCGGTGACCGTGCTCAACCGTCGGGCGCTGACCGTCTACCTCTGGCACATGCCCTTCGTGGTCGCGCTCACCCCGCTGGTCGACGTGGTCGGCTGGTCCCATCAGGACCTGCTCGGTCTCGCCATCCGGGTGGTGCTGGTCTTCCTCCTGGTCGGGGTGGTGACGGTGCTGGTCGGTTGGGTCGAGGACGTGGCCGCCCGACGTCCGCCCGAACTGCTGCCCGGCAGGCGGCGTACCCAGCCTTCCGGACCGGTCGTCGTGCCCGCTCCCCGCGCCGCGGTCGCCGAGACCCGCGTCGCGGCCGCCACGGAGGCCACGCCGTCCGCCGGGGCCACCCCGGTCCGGGTGAGCTGACCGCCCACCACCCGGCTCACCGGGGCATGCGGCCGGCGGGGAGAATGGTCCGATGGCCGGGTACCGCCGACAGCTCTACCGCGACGACGCGGTGGTGCTGCGCGTCCAGAAGCTCGGCGAGTCGGACCGGATCATCACCCTGCTGACCCGCCGGCACGGCCGGCTGCGCGCGGTGGCCCGGGGGGTGCGCCGCACCACCTCCCGCTTCGGCGCCCGGCTGGAGCCGTTCGGCCACGTCGACCTCCAGCTCGCCGGCGACCCGAAGGGCAACCAGGGCAGCTCGCTGCACACGGTCAGCCAGGTCGAGGGGATCGACCTGTACGGCAAACGGTTCCTCGGCGACTATCCGCGCTACACGGCGGCCAGCGCGATCGCCGAGACCGCCGAGCGGCTCACCCCGGTCGAGCGGGAGCCCTCGCTGCGGCTCTTCCAGCTCACCCTGGGCGCGCTGAAGTCGCTGGCCCGCGCCGACCACGACACCACGCTGGTGCTCGACGCGTACCTGCTGCGCGGGATGGCGATGGCCGGCTGGGCGCCCGCGTTGACCGCCTGCGCGGTCTGCGGCACGCCCGGGCGGCACCGGGCCTTCTCCGTACCGGCCGGGGGTTGTGTCTGCCCGGACTGCCGACCGCCCGGCGCGGCCCACCCGGCCCCGGCCACCGTCGACCTGATGTCCGCGCTGACCACCGGCGACTGGGTGGTCGCCGACGCCACCCCCACCGGCGTACGCCGGGAGTGCAGCGGGCTCGTCGCGGCGCACCTGCAATGGCACCTGGAGCGCGCGTTACGCTCGCTGCCGCTGGTCGACCGGGGCGTACCGCCGGCCGGCCCGACCCCGTCGCGTGGCAGTGACGGACCGGTGGAGCGGGTGTGAGCAGGGAGAGTTTCGAGTGATCCGATCGATGAGGACGGGCCGGCGCACGCCGACGCCGCCGACGCCGCACCCGTCCGGGGCCCGGCCGCCGGCACTGCCCGCCGGTGCGTTGCCGAAGCACGTCGCGGTGGTGATGGACGGCAACGGCCGGTGGGCCAAGGAGCGGGGGCTGCCGCGCACCAGGGGCCACGAGGCGGGGGAGTTCTCCCTCTTCGACACCATCGAGGGCGCGATCGAGCTGGGCATCCCCTACCTGTCGGCGTACGCGTTCTCCACCGAGAACTGGCGGCGCTCCCCGGACGAGGTCCGCTTCCTGATGGGCTTCAACCGGGACGTCATCCGGCGTCGCCGCGACCAGCTCGTCGACCTGGGCGTGCGGGTGGTCTGGTCGGGACGGGCCGGCCGGCTCTGGAAGAGCGTCATCAGCGAGTTGCAGACCGCCGAGGAGATGTCGAAGGACAACTCCACACTGACCCTCCAGTTCTGCGTCAACTACGGCGGCCAGGCCGAGATCGCCGACGCCGCCGCCGCGATCGCCCGGGACGCCGCCGCGGGGAAGCTCGACCCGGCGAAGGTCACCGAGAAGACCGTCGCGAAGTACCTCTACCACCCGGAGGTCCCCGAGGTGGACCTGTTCCTCCGTCCCTCCGGCGAGGAGCGGATCTCCAACTTCCTGCTCTGGCAGACCGCCTACGCCGAGCTGGTCTTCCTGGACACCCTCTGGCCAGACTTCGACCGCCGCCACCTCTGGTACGCCTGCGAGCTGTACGCCCAGCGCGACCGGCGTTTTGGCGGCGCGCTGCCCAACCCGGTCGCCCCGCCGGCCCCGGTCGGCTGAGTCGTCCCTGGGCGGGGCGGCTCCCGGTTTCCGGCCGTTGCGGCCGGCGCCGGTGCTTACCGACGGCCCGTCCTGGGTACTGCCTGGTCAGCAGCTATCCAGGGAGGTGTACCGACGATGATCCAGAAGCGGATCGGACAGTGGGCCATCATGGCGGTCGCGGTGCCGCTGGCGGCTGCCGGCGCGCGGCGCATCAGCCACACGATCGAGGCCCGGCGCGGCCCGTCCGGCATCAGCCGGATGCTCAGCAAGGGGGCCGACCTGCTCCGCCCGCAGCGGGCGAAGCGGCGGCGTCGGTTCTGGTGATCCCACCGGTCCCGCCGCCGCGCGCGTTCCGCGCACGGCGGGGTCCGTCCGGCGTACGAGGGGGTTCGTTGGACGTTCGGCGGGGTTGTGGTGGCCGGTTTCCGACCGCTCGCCGCAACCCCGCCGATTGGACCAGGATCGTCCGCCGGCTGACCGCCTCGCCCCCGGCGTCGAGCTGGTAGCCCTCCAGCCAGAGCCAACCGTCGAAGACCGGCCAGTCGAGCACCCGGATCAGCCGGAAGAAGAACGGCTTCCCGAACTGGACGCTCGCCGCCCGGGTGACGTGCAGCAGATCGCCGGCCCGGAGCCCGTGCCGCCCACCGCCGGAGCCGCGTGCCGGGGTCACGCCAACCACCCGACGAACCGGCGGTGCAGCAGACCAGCCGGAGCCCAGCTGAGATCCTGACTCGCCGCCACCAGGCACGACCCCATGTAGAGGGCCAGCGATGCGGGTGCCCGGTCGTACTCGGCGCACAGTTCACGACGTCGGGTGCGGCACGGCCACGGCGCACCGCAACCACCGCAGGTCCACAAGGGGAGCACCGGCGCGTGCGTGGTCATCCCTGCTCACCCGGCCAGTGCCCCCGGTTGATCGGAATGCGGTGCCGCGCCCGGCAGGGCAGCTCCGCCCCGCACCGGCAGATCCGCCGCCACCTGGTCCACGACCACACCGGCCGATGTCGACGCGCAAGGGTCATGGCCACCGCCACCAGGTAATCGCCGTACTGGACGCGTCGCGTCATCCCACCTCCTGGCTGCCCACCGTTCCTGCGCTTGAGCGACGGCCGTCTTGTCGTCAGCCATCACGTTCCGCAGCCACCCTCGCACGCAGTACGGCAATACGCAATATGCGAGCTGCCGCATTGCGTGGAGGGGATATGCGAAATACAGTCTGGTTGATCGCATGGCAGGATGGGGGCGTGTCCTCACGACAGAGCCCCACCGTCCGTCGGCGGCGTCTGGCGCTCACGCTGCGCCAGCTCCGCGAGCGTGCCGGTATCACCTCGGCCGAGGCGGCCAGACGAGTCGACCACGACGCGAGTTGGCTCAGCCGGATCGAAACCGCCGAGGTCAGGCCACACCCGAATGACGTACGGGCGCTGCTCACCCTCTACGGCGTGGCCGGCGACCAGGCCGAAGCGGTGATCGCGGTAGCCCGTCAGGCGAAGCAGCGGGGCTGGTGGCAGCGGTACAGCGACGTGCTACCCGACTGGTTCGCCGCGTACGTGGGGATGGAGTCGGAAGCCTCGGTGATCCGCACCTACGAGTGCCAGATGGTGCCCGGGTTGTTGCAGACCGAGGACTACGCCAGAGCGGCCTTCCGGGGTGCGCCGGTACCGATGCGGGACGACGAGGTGGAGCGCCAGGTCGCGTTGCGTCTGGCGCGGCAGGCCATTCTGACCAGCGACGATCCACCCCTGCTGCGGGTGGTCATCGATGAGGGAGCAGCCCGCCGGATGGTGGGCGGTCCCGAGGTGCTGCACCGTCAACTCCTCCACCTGATCGAGCAGTCGACCAGGAGCTACGTGCAGATCCAGTTGCTGCCGTACTCCGCTGGCGTCGGCTTCGACGGCAGCTTCGTGATCCTCGACTTTCCGCCGCTGCCCGAGCCGTACCCGGACGCGGCCGAGGACCGCACGGTGTACGTCGACACGCTGACGGGAGCGCTCTACCTCGAACGGCCCTCGGAGGTCGCGGCATACGCCGCAGCCCACGAACAACTGCAAGCCCTCGCCCTCGCTCCGGGGCCCACCCGGGATACGCTGCGGTCGATTGCCGCCGAACTGCACACGTAGGAGGGCACCGCATGGACCTGCCGCGTCACGCCTGGCGAAAGAGCACCAGGTCCGGTTCGAGCGGCAACTGTGTCGAGGTCGCCGCGCCGCCGCACGTCGTACGGGTCCGGGACAGCAAGGACCGGACGGGGCCGGTGCTGTCGTTCACGCCCGCGCAGTGGGTCGGCTTCGTCTCGGGCATCAAAGCCGGTCGGCTCGGCTGCTAGACCCATGTCAAGAGATTGAAGAGCCGGCAGCTGACCGTCTGGGCCTCGTGGCCCTGGCGCGAAGCCACCATTGAGTCAATCTCCAGCTCTGGCCGCTGAACCATCCCTGGATACGGCACGCAGATTGATGCAGTCGGCTGCTGGCGGGCGTGGTGCGGGTGCGCGCTCGTGTTGCTGGGTGGGGGTGCGGCCGTGTGCCCTAGTGTGGTCGGGTGCGTGCTCGACAGGCCGTGACGCGGCGCTCGTCTGCCCGTTCACCACGGGAGCCCCAAAATCCGGTGCCGCCGGATGAGCTGAAGCTGTTCGAGGCCATTGAGGTGGAGCCGGAATCACAGTGGGAGCGCTGGGCGTTCTACCGGTCCTGTCTCGCGGGGCAGGACGCCTCGGCGGTGGCGTTCGCGCAGTGCCGGTTCCGGGGCGCAGACCTGTCCGGGTGCCGATTGGACCAACTGGCTGTCACCGACTGCTTGGTGACCGACTCGAACTGGGCCAACCTGCGCGCCGACGGTGCCAGCATGACCCGGGTACGTGTTGCCCAGTCCCGGTTGACCGGGATGACGTGGGCAGACGGGCTGCTGCGCGACGTCACGGCGACCGGCTGCCGCGCGGACCTGTCGTCCTGGCGGATGACGACCTTCGACGCGGTGCACTTCGTGGACTGCAACCTCGCCGGCGCCGACTTCACCAACGCCGACCTGCGGGGCGCGGTGTTCCGTGACTGCGACCTCACCGGCGCGGTATTCCATCACGCCACCATGGCCGGAGCCCGTTTCCGTGGCTGCACCCTGGCCGGGGTCGGCGACATCACCAGCTGGAAAGGAGCCGTGCTGCACCACACCGACCTGCTCAGCCTCTCATACAGCCTCGCCCACGCCGCCGGAATCCACGTCGACGACCAGGGCTGACACATCGAGCGTGGCCAGACGCCCCTGCCGTCGACTGCCCTACAGCCCACCGACGACACCCAGCTCACCGGACTGTCAGTCGGGGTTCTGATGGGCGCAACCGTGCCGACATCAGCCCTCGGCGAGGCGGGCCTCGATGTGGGCGACCTTGCTGGTCAGGGCGTCGGTCACGCCCGGCCGGACGTCGGCCTTGAGCACGACGCTCACCCGGGGCGCCTGCGCGGCGACCACGTCGACCGCCCGCTTGACCACGGCCATCACCT contains:
- a CDS encoding cytidine deaminase, which translates into the protein MPESPAVPSALPAPTELSVEDAKLVILARGARGRVGAVEGAAVRDQDGRTYAAATVALPSLTVTALQLAVASAAAAGASRLEAAVVVTEASTLDPAGHAAVRDLTTDAPIHLAAPDGTVLGTVVE
- a CDS encoding pentapeptide repeat-containing protein; its protein translation is MRARQAVTRRSSARSPREPQNPVPPDELKLFEAIEVEPESQWERWAFYRSCLAGQDASAVAFAQCRFRGADLSGCRLDQLAVTDCLVTDSNWANLRADGASMTRVRVAQSRLTGMTWADGLLRDVTATGCRADLSSWRMTTFDAVHFVDCNLAGADFTNADLRGAVFRDCDLTGAVFHHATMAGARFRGCTLAGVGDITSWKGAVLHHTDLLSLSYSLAHAAGIHVDDQG
- a CDS encoding DUF397 domain-containing protein, producing MDLPRHAWRKSTRSGSSGNCVEVAAPPHVVRVRDSKDRTGPVLSFTPAQWVGFVSGIKAGRLGC
- the ybeY gene encoding rRNA maturation RNase YbeY, whose product is MSIEIANESGVPVDTDAVLAVARHALDEMGVNPLAELSVLLVDIDYMTELNHRWMGGDGPTDVLAFPMDEGSVDHGPGESSGPAGEPALLGDIVLCPEVAAKQAATAGHSAADELHLLTVHGVLHLLGYDHAEPEEEREMFGLQARLLASWRSTRAR
- a CDS encoding acyltransferase family protein; its protein translation is MRNRYLDLLRFLAIIRVVVYHVTGWATLTLVFPAMSVMFALAGSLMAASLDRSGPSAVGRRLRRLLPSLWVVAAIFVPAMLLAGGLPASWRLALWLFPITDPPANGWGALALSVIWYLRDYLWFVLASPAALWLFRRAPLPTLLTPYVLLVVVESGFPGAPVVLRDFGLYFGAWLLGFAHHDGMLRRLSRRVLVAVAGLLATAGGTWILTHPGARGYDLNDIRIGNALWAAAFILVALGFAPSGAAWVDRNAILGRAVTVLNRRALTVYLWHMPFVVALTPLVDVVGWSHQDLLGLAIRVVLVFLLVGVVTVLVGWVEDVAARRPPELLPGRRRTQPSGPVVVPAPRAAVAETRVAAATEATPSAGATPVRVS
- a CDS encoding MTH1187 family thiamine-binding protein, giving the protein MLIAFSITPLGVGESVGDLVAEAVRVVRESGLPNRTDAMFTTVEGEWDEVMAVVKRAVDVVAAQAPRVSVVLKADVRPGVTDALTSKVAHIEARLAEG
- a CDS encoding hemolysin family protein; this translates as MAVDPSPVMTTPTLAAGAAGLPDLQLLVFAAGLVVLAGIIAATEAALTAVSPARAAELARDGVRGARTLQVLATDVVRHLNLLLLLRLLAELTATTLVALVAVDTFGAGWRAALVTAGAMTVISFVVVGVGPRTIGRQHAYVVGRAVAPLVRWLGRVLNPLASLLILIGNAVTPGKGFREGPFATQVELRELVDLAEQRGVVEHGERQMIHSVFALGDTIAREVMVPRTEMVWIEEHKTLAQALVLFLRSGFSRIPVIGENVDDVLGVLYLKDLIRRTQGGGEQAERTPVAELMRPATFVPESKPVDDLLSEMQAARNHLVIVVDEYGGTGGLVTIEDILEEIVGEITDEYDIERPPVEHLPEQGAVRVTARLPVENLGELFDVELPADEVETVGGLLAQALGRVPIPGAEAEVAGLHLVAEGTTGRRNRIDTVLVRRVGPSDEQENPGRGEQAEPRGGNPNRSEERQPADA
- a CDS encoding helix-turn-helix domain-containing protein, which encodes MSSRQSPTVRRRRLALTLRQLRERAGITSAEAARRVDHDASWLSRIETAEVRPHPNDVRALLTLYGVAGDQAEAVIAVARQAKQRGWWQRYSDVLPDWFAAYVGMESEASVIRTYECQMVPGLLQTEDYARAAFRGAPVPMRDDEVERQVALRLARQAILTSDDPPLLRVVIDEGAARRMVGGPEVLHRQLLHLIEQSTRSYVQIQLLPYSAGVGFDGSFVILDFPPLPEPYPDAAEDRTVYVDTLTGALYLERPSEVAAYAAAHEQLQALALAPGPTRDTLRSIAAELHT
- a CDS encoding isoprenyl transferase, giving the protein MRTGRRTPTPPTPHPSGARPPALPAGALPKHVAVVMDGNGRWAKERGLPRTRGHEAGEFSLFDTIEGAIELGIPYLSAYAFSTENWRRSPDEVRFLMGFNRDVIRRRRDQLVDLGVRVVWSGRAGRLWKSVISELQTAEEMSKDNSTLTLQFCVNYGGQAEIADAAAAIARDAAAGKLDPAKVTEKTVAKYLYHPEVPEVDLFLRPSGEERISNFLLWQTAYAELVFLDTLWPDFDRRHLWYACELYAQRDRRFGGALPNPVAPPAPVG
- the era gene encoding GTPase Era, with the translated sequence MTRRDESAQPEGAALGAAGGDRPYRAGFACFVGRPNAGKSTLTNAIVGQKIAITSNKPQTTRHVIRAVLHRPDSQLVLVDTPGLHRPRTLLGERLNDLVRSTWSEVDVIGLCVPANEPVGRGDRFITGELAELKATVLAVVTKTDLVDKKRLAEQLLAVSEMGEFADVVPVSAVSGHQVDTLVEVMTGYLPPSPQLYPDDMLTEDPEQVLVAELVREAALEGVRDELPHSIAVIVEEMIPEGQVMKIYADVYVERPSQKAIVIGHRGSRLKDVGTRARRQIEELLGTRVYLDLHVRVAKDWQRDPKQLRRLGF